One Odontesthes bonariensis isolate fOdoBon6 chromosome 12, fOdoBon6.hap1, whole genome shotgun sequence genomic window, tatctgaggctaatgttccaggagagttagctaaagaatagctgaacggttccgttctgAAAGATGAGCGTCATTGTTCctacattactttgttagctgaagctttctagctgaacggttccgttctgtaactcatcaacctgcagctgtgtggataaggtgtgtttccaacacaacaccggtcctctcctcaTTCTAGGTGTGTTAGCGTCACATTATCGACATGTTTCTGATAGATGCAGGTTAATatgaggttaatatatccaaaatgtttaaacgcattaattaacggtacacatgcatCACTACGAGTTACGCTGTGTACACCTCCAgcttggtccatcactgttgatgagaaagctggtgctagcttacagctacactgctaaactatttccctctgggatcaacagaggaactatctgtatctATATATAGAGCTGGAGTGTTTTTGGTCTGACTGGAGGAGCAGCTTCATTATGTTCGCTTTTACTGCTTTAAATTACACAATCGATACCCAATGAGTAGCTGCTGACATCACCAAAAGGGCGGGGATTAGCACTTGCTAAGGCTAAAGCccgatttatgccctacggaaccggacgaaattcgtctgtccggtccatacgttgctcccggagcttctgtttatgcctccgtccgtattgcgcacgtccgtaagaaatcctctagagggcggtatatattgagtcattgtcggccgcgggtttgagaaacatggcgtcaattgaggaagttgcagtcatacaaatgtatataccccctgaccatctcacaaatcctctcctccattacctggcatttttaaaccttaaaattttttaatctcctactcttcgttcttcttcttcctccataacttccggagccaacacgctcctgactctctactgcccccacgaattcctctggtattgctccgtttcgcccggagctcaccggattgctaagctcttgacctacggacaaactgacggatgaaacgccccccggaaccgggtgaaagcgtccgtttccgtatttaccgtagggcataaatgggccttaagTCCTGAAAACAGAGAGGTGTCAAAACAGGGCTGAAAAAGAGAGCCACTAtgcttaaaccaacaggtaTTTTCACCAAATATCTCAAAAATACCTCGTAAAATtgttaaaaagagaaatatgttagctttaaaatgttaaaagtttAAGTTTAGTTTCACAAGACAGGATTTTGAAGCCTGTGGAGCCACTGGCACAAGGTATGGTTGCCTCACAGTGTCTCAATATGCAcatgtaaatgtgttttatttatacagccctttacaaacaatcgttacaatgtaccaaagtgctttacagcaggtaataaataaagagaagaagaagtaaaaacaaatgtatATGTATGTCTGTATCACACTGCTAGTAAATGTGTGCCTAGGCTTCAGAGACTCAAAAATACTGTCTTCAGCAGGATGTGAGATGACAAAAAGTAGAAGGCATGATTTGATTGGTCTTTCACTTTATTTGACAGCACATTGTTTGGCTCTGCTTTAACAGGAATCCGTTATACGCCTCACAGAGCTGAGCCTCATGCCGCTGAATCCCATTTCTTTCATGCTCCTGTACTCCCCGGGGCTCAGGTACATCATCCTGCCTCTGTAGTTGGGCTGCTCGTACATCAGCCAGTGGCCGTCCATCACGTTGCAGGACTGGCAGTCGGACATGCGGTAGCGCTCCTGGATGTTGTCGCAGTCCTCCATCAGCTCGTGACTCTGACTCTGGAAGTTCTCCCTCTCGTAGATCCTCATCCTGTAAGAGCCTCGGTGCTGTTGGCAGCAACACAACGGAGCTCGGCATGAGGTCATTTcactcaaaaaagaaaaatcaacgtCGGACATTTGTGACAAAATGAGCTCCTTTCTCGGTCTCTGTGTACCTGAGGAATTAAACGGCAGGATCGGATGGAGTCGCTCATGCCAAAGGACGTGTGGTCGGTGTACTCGCCCCTCCTCAGGAAGAACTGGCTCCCCATGAAGTTGGGGCGGTCGTAGACCATGAACATGCCGCTCTCCACCCTGCAGGAGCTGCACCTGCTCAGGAAGGAGGTCATGTCGGGGCAGTCGCTGCTGGTCTCATAGGAGCGCCCCTGGAAGTTCCTCTCCTCGTAGAAGATGACCTGGAAAGGAAAAGCAGAAAGTGACTCTCCTTTATTTCCCCCCACTTGTTTGCACAGCGTGTCCGCAGAGCTAACTGCACCGATTGTTTTCTGGTCTACTCGCCACCCACCTTGCCCATGTTTGATGCTCTGTGTTCGTGGGAATCTGTCCAATAACCTGCCGCTGCCAGGCGGCTTTTATACCTTATACGTGCTGTAACAGGGTTTTGTTATTCAAATGATCTGGAAGCTGATGAATAAGCAGCTCTGCGATCGCTGTTAATTTCATTTGTGCCATCATGATCCAGAACAAAGGGAGGGGAAATGGGTGGAAGACACAAGGCAGCAGAGGAGGGAGAAGACCCATGAAGAATCTGCATTTGAttgcatttaatttcatgtcctCTGTGTAGGTTTAGCTCGTTGGAACTATGACTGACTGAATAAAAGGGCTAATGCATATCTAATTGTttattttagacttttttttaatgtaaagaaGAAATAACTGAAAACACAAATTGCTAAAAATAACGAGCCTGTTTGAAGAACTGATCCTTAAATTTATACTCCAGAAATATGAACACAGAATCCAAACAAACCACCGGTTTATTTAGAATACAGCAGATAGAAGAGATATCCTGTAAAACTGGAAGTGCTCACTTCTTCACTGAGTTATTCATCATAAGGAAAGCCATTTACATCTGACTGTTTCTGTCAGATTAACCTTTTTAAAGATTCTGACTCAGCAGAAAGTAGGACCTcttcaaataaaacaacatgTACAAGGTGATGTGATGTGTGTTGGAATTAATTCGTGTTGAAAACAAGACAATTAGATTCGTGCACATGACTTAACCTGCTCAGTCAGAAACTCCACCAAAGTTCACTTTCAGGATCAGAAGGCGTTGGAGACGCTGCTTTGATGGAAACTGTCAAAAATCTTATTTATTCAAAGTTTCTTCGGCTActgtttatttcattttcactgttttttgggattaggaattattcttggttaggtttaggaaacaaaaggcAAACCAAGTGGCAGAAGTCAGCTTCTGCTGCTCTCTTAAAGAATGAATCTCCATCCTTTTCATCCTTTTCACCCTTTTTTCTGCTCTAAGTTGGTGAGTGAGGAGCTTGTTACTTTCCAAAGTCAGTTTACAGGCCTCTGATGCTGTGCTagtttaatgtttttctttgaaaacatgcgtaaaaaacacattttttggaTGGCAACAACCTATTAAAGTCTCCCTGAAAGCCAAAAACAAGCATCTAAGTGCAGCTTAAACCTGTGCTTTTATATTATATTCCAACTCAGTGTATTTCCATTGAATATCGTGTCTATGTTTGAACTCATTTGTTGAAAATGAGGAAAACTGCGTCAGAAGAAGGattccttctttttttaaaccagctACAGTTGAAATAAGCCTTATTGCCTTAGAAATAAGCCTTATTGAATTAACCCTTAAAAGaccaaaaataatgaaaatgtgcCACGTGGATGAATGAAGTTTACCTGAACTTAACAAGAGGGTTAAATGGAACCCAATGAAGGATTCACAGTATTAGAGTATATTATAAATACTTTTTATTTCAGTAATTCATCACTTttctccacaaaaaaaaatacataagcTTTGGTGACACTAAGAGGCCTTTATTAATGTTCTTATCTGCATCTTTGCTCTCCGTGCTGTGACAAATCTGAATGTTTCCTGTGTTAAACATCATTTCACTTAAGTGGAAGTGATTAAAACAAATTACGTCAGCAGAGGTATTAAAGCAACAAATGTTTTTGGTGTAAAACATGCTaattgcaaacacacacacagctgaagtGCATCATATTGTACttgaaaaatctttaaaaaccgACCCGTGTTTTACAGTTTTACATGTTACACCGGGCACCTCTTTGATCAGAAGCTATCACATGTCGACAAAAGGAAATCAAGCTTGACCAAACCATTTTGCTGATATGCAAATCGAGCTAATTTAGATGACAAAAGCTTTCCCTTGTCTGCACATTCCGCTTTTCGATATATACCACAACTCAGCTGCAGCTGGATGGGAGGCAAGCAACATCAGTAACAATGGGGAAGGTAAGGAGCAGGCGTTGTTTTCCAAAGCTTTTACGGCTCTTTTAAAGCACGACCACCACGTCTTTCATCTGCTTTGCTGCCAGATGCGACGGTACGACGGTGCTGTGCTTATCGTGGAGCATCAAGCCGGTTTGTTTCTGCTCCCTCTCCTCCAGATCGTTTTCTACAAGGATAAAAACTTCCAAGGCAGAGGCCATGAGTGCAGCGCCGACAGCCCGGACCTGAGCTCCTATTTGAGCCGCTGCAATTCCATCAAGGTGGAGAGTGGCTGCTGGGTGCTGTATGAGCGCCCCAACTACACGGGCTACCAGTACATCCTGAGCCCCGGGGAGTACCCCGACCACCAGCACTGGATGGGATTCAGTGATAGCATCAAGTCATGTCGCTCCATTAAACACGTAAGCTCAGATTCACAGGTAACCCTCGCCTCTATCATCCTGTTTTTAACGGTAAATAGAACCGCTTTGATCCAGTTTCTTTAAGACTGAAGTAAAAGAATGGAAAATAAACACAGAAGAAATTAGCTTCTTTTAACATTTTTGGGTTAATTTCATGCAGCGGACAGCTAAGCTCCAGCAAAAATACCACAGAGTGCTCCAACCAGACGGTAATCACTCAAAGAGCAGCAGACAAAAAGGAGAGATAAAAGGCTCATGGTTTGGCAGCAGGGTGCTTCATGCTCGCGCTCATGCACATCAACCACTGAAGGAAGCTTGGGAAAAATCCAAGAAACTAAATCAAACGATTTAAACACAATTTTCATCATCTTTAATTCAATTCTTTGCAGGCACCTGGAAAGTCTTGGAAGATCAAGTTCTACGACAAGCAGGGTTTTGCCGGCCAGGCGGCGGAGTGCGTGGAGGACTGCCCGTCCATCTACGATGCCTTTAAGTTCCGGGAGTTCCACTCCTGCGTGGTGTCGGACGGCCCGTGGGTGCTCTACGAGCAGCCCAACTACCACGGGCCCCAGTACGTCCTGGAGCGCGGCGAGTACTCCAACTACACCGACTGGGGCGCCAACTCCCCGGCAGCCGGATCCTTCCGCATGGTCACAGAGTTCGAGAGCGGCGGCGGAGTCCCAAAGCGCCACCAAAACGTCTAAAGCtgcagaacctgaaccagaatcTGCTCTCCGTCAAGGTCCTGGAGTCTGAGGATGTACCAGAAAACTCCTGGGGTGTTTCAGAAGGCCGTCTGCCTCACAGCTGCCCTTCCCCTCATCCCCTCATCACCCTCAGTGTTGTACTCTAATAATCTAACTAATAAAGGCTCTTCTGGtacaaataaactctgtgaTGCTTTCCTCACACCTCTTTTAGTGATGTCATCTTCTCTGGGTGCAGAGATAAATCTCAGAGTACCTGAAACATACCGGATGCATTCATAAAAAACCTTTAACACAGAGGCAGGCAGCAAGGAGAAAGGTGCCCGCACAGATGCCTGCTTGGATGTGTTTAGTGTTGTGCAagttttagggctgggcaacgattaaaattaaatttttttagcATTTCAAATGCTGGATGGTAGAATGAAATAAATAACTCTAactaataacaaaaaaatttgggctgggcaacgattaaacgattaatctaattaatcacatgatttccctgattaatcacgattaatcgcatttgtacgcagaatccaaaaatgaatccaaaagtagcgtatagcttttagcatttagctttattttaaatgtgctgccatatgaatgaaagtgccataacatttgttgtgcaaacacacttttaacatcagcatctttctgtagtttttatgtagaagcctcgctccactgtctgtttccttgaatgacttgctgctatcagttgtgtgttttgcctttaagtgatattttagactggaactactacgctgagaagacaattcaacttggcagtgtttacagatgactttggttctgtcgactccgccgtctggaagaactttaacatgaaaatggccgagtaaaagttccatacccttctccatgtttggtggatccgccgattactttcttttcctgttccacagcagacagaaacagacTGTCTGCTGTCAGCTCAGCTCACACAgattaaaatgaaatatttcactTTATCATAATGAACTGATTCACCTTCATTGCTCAtgtttatttcatacatttgttCACCTTCCTCACATGACCCATATTTATGTGGAAAACCAGAACATGGACGCCGTGGCTGATGCAAGCATTTGCAGGtgcatcttttaatttattcgtTCTATTTCTAACCATCAGGATACAAACCAAACTGAGATTAAAGTACACAtcctactttatttgatcaaGTTTAACTGCATTTGAGACCTGAAAGTAATTTCCACAAGCCAGAAGTCTTCTGCTATGTGAagtaaaacatccatccatccatccattttctaatcCCACTTAATCCACTTCAACCCTGAAGTGAGTGGGTCTAGCTGCCGCTGGATGAAAGGCTGTGTCCACCCTGAATGAGTcagcaaacacagacacaaatcatGCACACTCATACTCGCTCGATTGCCCTAAATGATCACCAACTGCAGAGCTAAAGGAGGTTTTCATGTATCATATCaaataaaatctttttaaaactgtGTTCTGCTGCGAGGTGCATGCAGATCCAAGAGTCTCAGAGTCCAGGCTGAAGCTAGCAACCTGCAGCTAGCTTACCTGAGAGGCTAATGCAAGGAAAAGACTCAGAAATGGAGGAGTTCCCACACAGAAAACTGTCTTTAAACACTGACTAAACAAggccagggctgtgttcgaaaccgcatacttccatactgcatactgcattctcatcgatcagacagtatgcagagcgtttacccacaatgcatttcgctcctgaccgagccgaaatcagccggcctgaatctgatttctcttaagctctaaactctgtaaacttaagcaacatttgaaacattttcaggtgagaaagtagtcgtttagatccccaacgtgttgaaaacctgacaaaataccggctatttacaatttcgTTCctacgaattcggcgctactaaagctagccgcagtgagcaacgcacttctggttattttcacaaaataaaatacccgttgcctttcatcatagggaaagccattaccatacaattggtgcttttgttttgaaaacaggaagtgaacctaccctcgttgtagctagcttgaaatcggcgacgtcacgttatgttgcatcttgggtagtttgagtatgagtagtaacctcatgatgcatacccaacatttcggagaatctagtatgcatccgggaacttcttgcttactcaaactcgcatactgactcagaaagttagtgggagtagtaggagaagtatgcggtttggaacacagccctggtCTCTACAGCTCCATGAGCAGCAGAACGAAGGCCATGCAGCTGACATACTGCTGACGTGGGACGTCCACAGGACACAGTTCATTATGAGAGTAATTATCAGCTGAACAACATCACCTGCCAAAGagaaaaaactagggctgggcaacgattaaacgattaatctaattaatcacatgatttccttgattaatcacgattaatcgcatttgtacgcagaatcccaaaaatgaatccaaaagtagcgtatagcttttagcatttagctttattttaaatgtgctgccatatgaatgaaagtgccataacatttgttgtgcaaacacacttttaaaggcctacagaaaggtgattttttttttttttttgcacaaaactgaaatagcagatcgattccttatataccatggaattttttatgattttaaaataattttaggcccctgggtagtcctgattaggcccaataaactatcaccacatttgactcgaatttgcttcctctgtccccgcaacatttgaaacttttcaggtgagaaagtagtcgtttagatccccaacgtgttgaaaacctgacaaaataccggctgtttaccattttgttccgacgaattcggcgctgctaaagctagccgcagttagcaacgcacttccggttatcttgacaaaataaaatacccgttgccttttatcatagggaaagccattacttgctgttgttttgaaaacaggaagtgaacctaccctcgttgtagctagcttgaaactgcggttttgacaggaaatgccgGGTTGccaccgtcctgcagtgcttctgtctcggcttgtatggtgtcgcggggcaactgatttgtcactcacaaaacaactTGAATTGTTGCTaaattcagccagattgagcctgaaagtcgctagattattatttttttgtcgccagagatggccaaaagtcgctaaatatagctaaattggcaacactgaggcagccaggaaaaaccatggcacttgtgacgtcacacggaagccccgcccccagtctggaattccaggaaagtttcctagcggcaaatttaaaatcgcaaatttcacgcgatttatgaaatgttttggtgtagagtccaatgatcattattattcCTCTGTGTatatattatcattatgtattgggtgtagtgtcagctttctctaggcctttaacatcagcatcctcgctccactgtctgtttccttgaatgacttgctattatcagttgtgtgttttgcctttaagtgatattttagactggaactactacgctgagaagacaattcaacttggctgtaaatgcaggagtttttaaaaatatatattttgaaatacgtgcttttatgtttaaGTAAagcaggaagtagcgccggttagctccgttagcttcacacctgtaacaGTGATGTTActtgctagtttatctttattttaattattcctccatgcttcgtggtgtttgctgtaactgtgtgaatgtgatgcattcaacagacttttacaataataaaacctgcgttaatgggtgataaaatatttatcggcgttaaataattaacgagttaacgcgataataaacAGTTAACTCGTCCAGACccagaaaaaacacacaaaaatttAACCTTCGCATCATGAAAGCTGTTAACCTGTTGGAGACTCTAACTCAGCGAtccaaagcccaagtaatgccCATAAAACGCCCTCAAATAAaaatgagttgaagaggagacgtctgggatgcagagcaggaacaaaatggagacgAAGGAGGATTGATTATTCAGTTTTTACTGAATGCACAAAcgtttgtgggtttttgtcatgttttgatGTTACTTTATTCTTCtgatttaattgttttcatgtcgggtttttctgtttttgtttatatttaatttttctcagcCTGAAGGTTTTGTTTCCTGCTCTCCCTGCACACCTTGACCCAGTTAGTTTCTGAAACAGGGCTCCACTTCAGACCCATCTGTGTTGAAACAGGGCTCATCGTGACCGACTCCCCTCCTGGTGGGTTAGGGGTGTTTGTGGGTGGTTGCTGAAAACAACATAACTGGCATTTTAGTTCCTAACGTCACACAAATGTGCTCCGTTCTCACCGctgcttttttttatatcataGTTTATAAACGGGGAATTTGGATGATGCGCATCAATGTTGTGACAATGTTAAATAAAACTAATCGTATATATGAACTTTCAGCTTATAAAACGGAGTGAAAACATGcatcagagcagctcagatGTGTTAGACTGAGCAGGTTTAGATTCTTGGCACTGCTCAACAACCATTGTGTGTCGTGAGACAATTCACTGGATCAGAACAAAAGGCAGACTCTAGATGAATATTTGAACCGTAATAACTGCTACATGCACTGCTAACCATGCATTTAGTAGTATTGTCCTTGCCTTGTATAAAGAGTACTGCTCTGGTTGAAAGGTGTACGATTCTAAGCTGCACCGATGGAGAAGGTGAGAACTTGCAGGAGAGGAAATGATTCCTCTTTAATTCTCTCATATATTTTTCAGGATGCTGATCGAACCGGTGTGTAATTCCAGATAGTGTTTTACGAGGACCGGGACTTCGAGGGGAAGTCCTACGAATGCAAAGGGGACTCACCGGACCTGCATGGCTTCATCCACCGATGCAACTCCGTTAAAATAGAAGGCGGCTGGTGGGTTCTGTACGAGCGGAACAAATTCACAGGCTACCAGTATGTCATCGGTCCGGGGGAGTACAAGGATTACAGCCTCTGGATGGGTTTCAATGACTGCATCAGATCCTGCAGAATCGTCAAAAATGTAAGTCTCCAACAAACCTTAAACCAGGGGATTTtggccctgcttcaacacacctgattttgattaaatggatctcttcaacagattgttaagttctgcacaagcctgttaatgatggtgtgttgaagcagggaaacatctaaaacctgcaggacggcggccctCGAGGATAGACTTTGGTATCCCTGCCTGAAACAATACGACATTTCTGTGACTGTTTATGCTCTCAGGCTAAAGGGCCGTACAAACTGAAGGTCTATGATCGTCCCAACTTCGCCGGTCAGTCTCTGGAGCTGACGGACAACATGAAGTCGGTGCAGGAGAAGTTCCTCCGACGTGAAGTCCAGTCCTGCGAGGTCCTCAACGGGTCCTGGGTGTTCTTCGAGCATCCCAACTTCAGCGGTCGCCAGTACCTGCTGGAGAAAGGCAAGTTCCGACACCACTCTGAGTGGGGAGCTCCCAAAGCCACTGTGGGCTCCATCAGGAGGATCGTGGAGCCGTCAAAGTCGGCCCTTTAGGGCAACTCATTACACCTTCCAATAAAGCCCCCCGATTCCAATGTTTGTGTGTCGCTGTCAAGTTTCCTTCATGGAATATAAGTGGTGAAAGACCAAATTATTGGCATATATGGTCAACTGCCAGTTTTTTACTGACTTAATAGAAAATAATGAAGTTCAACAGATTCTCGATgaatttgtttctgtttctaaTCATCCCAATCATTTTGGGGCCGAGTTACAGTTACACTGATTACAAAAGGAGTTGTGATTAAAATACACAAATTACCATATAAAAACTTTAAATTTCGAGCATAAAACCTCTTTCAGAACACTAATTTACTACTTGTTTCATTTGGGGTAATATTACATCTAGATCAATAATATTTCCTCTTTTGATACGGTACAGGTGAAACAGTTTCTTTTAACGCTTTCTTGTAAATAAACTAATTCAAAGCAGCAGGTTGTTGAGGtgttgctgctctgcagcattcagatgtgtgttaacacgatgccaaggaggaaagacatcagtaGCTGTTGCTGCctatcaacctgggaagggttataaggccgtttccaatctggagtccatcgttctacagagagaaagattattcacaagtggaaaactttcaggacagctgtcaatctgcccaggagtggacgtcaccccaaggtcagaaacccaaagagctacatctcagactctgcaggcctcagtcagcatgttaaaggttaaagttcatgacagcacaggggttcacttagtttctcactgctgctaccagctgctggatcaggggttcacttagtttctccctcactgctgctaccagctgctggatcaggggttcacttagtttctcactcactgctgctaccagctgctggatcaggggttcacttagtttctcacacactgctgctaccagctgctggatcaggggttcacttagtttctcacacactgctgctaccagctgctggatcaggggttcacttagtttctcactcactgctgctaccagctgctggataaggggttcacttagtttctcactcactgcagctaccagctgctggatcaggggttcacttagtttctcactcactgctgctaccagctgctggatcaggggttcacttagtttctcacttactgctgctaccagctgctggatcaggggttcacttagtttctcactcactgctgctaccagctgctggatcaggggttcacttagtttctcactcactgttgctaccagctgctggatcaggggttcacttagtttctcactcactgctgctaccagctgctggatcaggggttcacttagtttctcactcactgctgctaccagctgctggatcaggggttcacttagtttctcacacactgctgctaccagctgctggatcagggattcacttagtttctcactcactgctgctaccagctgctggatcaggggttcacttagtttctcactcactgctgctaccagctgctggatcaggggttcacttagtttctcactcactgctgctaccagctgctggatcaggggttcacttagtttctcactcactgctgctaccagctgctggatcaggggttcacttagtttctcactcactgctgctaccagctgctggatcaggggttcacttagtttctcactcactgctgctaccagctgctggatcaggggttcacttagtttctcactcactgctgctaccagctgctggatcaggggttcacttagtttctcactcactgcttcaATTCTTCATCAGTATAATCAGGATTAATGAGATATTTGTCGAGTCCCACACAGACTTTGTGTTGATTATAAAATATTTACCTGTATTTACCAAAGTAAATCCTATAAAGTATagattaatgattattttgaaggtttttgtcgATTTTCGTCTCTGGATTAGACGTTTAAGTGAGTTTTAGGTGTGTTTCCTGTCTGATAAATTTAATAATATATGAGTTTCTATGATGAAAATATGTTCTAGTTCTAGA contains:
- the LOC142396043 gene encoding gamma-crystallin M3-like, which produces MNNSSIKHGQGGWRVDQKTIGAVSSADTLCKQVGGNKGESLSAFPFQVIFYEERNFQGRSYETSSDCPDMTSFLSRCSSCRVESGMFMVYDRPNFMGSQFFLRRGEYTDHTSFGMSDSIRSCRLIPQHRGSYRMRIYERENFQSQSHELMEDCDNIQERYRMSDCQSCNVMDGHWLMYEQPNYRGRMMYLSPGEYRSMKEMGFSGMRLSSVRRITDSC
- the LOC142396044 gene encoding gamma-crystallin S-1-like; the encoded protein is MGKIVFYKDKNFQGRGHECSADSPDLSSYLSRCNSIKVESGCWVLYERPNYTGYQYILSPGEYPDHQHWMGFSDSIKSCRSIKHAPGKSWKIKFYDKQGFAGQAAECVEDCPSIYDAFKFREFHSCVVSDGPWVLYEQPNYHGPQYVLERGEYSNYTDWGANSPAAGSFRMVTEFESGGGVPKRHQNV
- the LOC142396046 gene encoding gamma-crystallin S-1-like, whose amino-acid sequence is MEKIVFYEDRDFEGKSYECKGDSPDLHGFIHRCNSVKIEGGWWVLYERNKFTGYQYVIGPGEYKDYSLWMGFNDCIRSCRIVKNAKGPYKLKVYDRPNFAGQSLELTDNMKSVQEKFLRREVQSCEVLNGSWVFFEHPNFSGRQYLLEKGKFRHHSEWGAPKATVGSIRRIVEPSKSAL